The nucleotide sequence AAGTGACAGGACTGGCGGATTCGCCAAGCTTCCAAGAAATCAGGAACATCGCCAGATCAAGCGTCAGCAACTTCGAAAAAGGCGCTTATGACGAGCTGAACCTGGTATACAACGAGTTCCACAGCGCGATTTCGCAAAAGCCGGTCATCAAGCAGCTTCTGCCGCTGGCTGACGTGGAGGCGCAAGAGGGGGGACCTTCTGCGCAATATGAATATGAGCCTTCACCGGAAGGCGTATTGGATGTTCTGCTGCCGCGTTACGCCGAGACGATCATCTACAGCGCGCTCCTTGAAGCGAAGGCGAGCGAGTTCGGCGCGCGGATGACCGCAATGGGCAGCGCGACACGCAATGCCAACGATATGATCAGCACATTGAAACTTCAGCACAACAGGGCTCGTCAGGCGGCAATCACGCAGGAAATCTCCGAGATTGTTGCGGGAGCGAACGCTTTGTAAGATAGCGGTTTAACCGTTTGGCCGCGCGCTGTTCCAGCTGCGGCAAGACGGGTTCGGCATAATTGTTTAAGGAGGGAAAAGGACGATGAGCAAAGGACGCGTTTTATCCGTCACGGGTCCGGTCATTGATATCGAGTTCGAACGTGGCCAACTCCCGGAGATTCTTAATGCGATCAAAATTCAACATAAACCTGAGACACCTACAGAGCCGGAAATCAATCTGACTTTGGAAGTGGCCACTCATCTGGGCGACAATGTTGCGCGTTGTATCGCGATGTCTTCCACGGACGGTGTTG is from Xylanibacillus composti and encodes:
- the atpG gene encoding ATP synthase F1 subunit gamma; translation: MAKGIREIKRQIKSMQNMRQITKAMEMVAASKLRRAQQSAVAARPYADKIKEVIANIAAGTTDVTHPMLQKREIRKTGYLVITSDRGQAGGYNNNLLRMLMQTIQANHQSPDEYALFVIGRKGRDFFRKRNMPVVEEVTGLADSPSFQEIRNIARSSVSNFEKGAYDELNLVYNEFHSAISQKPVIKQLLPLADVEAQEGGPSAQYEYEPSPEGVLDVLLPRYAETIIYSALLEAKASEFGARMTAMGSATRNANDMISTLKLQHNRARQAAITQEISEIVAGANAL